The following nucleotide sequence is from Natronosalvus caseinilyticus.
CGAACGCTGTCTCGAGCCGCTAAGACGACTAGCGAATCGAACGAGACTCGGCGAAATTCAGTCTCGGCGGCGCTCGAGGATGAGTTCGACCAGTCGCTCCGGTTCTTCCACCGCGAGAGAGATAACGGCGTCGTGAATCTCGCGTTTCGCTTCGTCCCGAACGCCCTCCCGTCGCAATTCGGGAACTACGGAGATTCCGACCGCGTCCTCGAATTCTTCCCACGTGCGCTCACGGACGTACAGTGGTCGTTGCTGGACTTCCGCGTATTCGAACGACGGTCCCGAGAGGTCCGCATCCGTCTCGGCGTTTGTATTCTCATCCGCGCCCGTGCTCGTCTCCTCCTGTTTCGACGCATCCGACTGCACTCGATCGGTCGCCGGCGGGTCGGACGAGGGTTGCGAAACGGCTTCGGTCGTCGGTTCGGACTGTTCGTCCGCCGCATCCGTCTCCTCGGCCTCGAGCCCGCCGAGGTCGTCGAACGGGTTCTCGCCGCTCACCGTTCGACACCCCCGTTCGCAACGATCGACGCGAGCTCCTCGAAGTTCTCGACCTGACTATTCTCCGGGTCGTAATCGAGAAGCGGCTGGTGGGCCTTGAGCGACTTCGAGAGTGCTGCGCTGTATCGGACGCCTGGTTTGGGCGGTTTCATCTCGCCGTCGTCAATTGCGTCGAACTCCGCCGACGTAATCCGGGCAAAGTTCGGGATCTTCCCCTGGGTTGCCTCGGCAGTGTTCAGGTTCTCGAGGAGTTCGCGATCCTCGGTCCGCTGGTCGATCCGTTCGCGGAGCTTGTTCGGAACCAGCGCCAGAACCTCGATGTCGATGTACTCCCGCGCCGGTTTGATGAGCCGATCCATCGTTCGTTTGTACCCGCCGATCGAACTCGAGCCGGGCTCGAGCGGGATGATGACGTTTTGCGTGGCGACCAGCGCGTTGTTGTTGAGCATACCCGGATACGCGGGGCAGTCGAACACGATGTAGTCGTAGCGCTCGCCGAGAAGCGGATCGACGATCTTGGTTTTGACCCGGGCCGACCCCTGGAGGGCCCCAGCCAGATCCTTTTCGACATCCTCGAGCGTGTTCGACGACGGGAGGAGGTCGAATCCGAACGGCGTCTCGACGATGAGGTCGCCGGCGGTCGCGTCTCCCTGATCGAGGATCACGTCGCCGAGCGTGAGGTCGTCGCGATAGGCGTCTCCGAATCCGAGGCCGTTGGTCGCGTGACCGTTCGGATCCAGATCGGCGAACAGGACTCGCCCGCGTTCGGTCAGTTGGCGCGCGAGATTCATCGAGATCGTCGATTTCCCGACGCCGCCTTTCAGGATGACGACGCTCACTGCGCGAGTCGGTTCTGCGTCACTCATGCGCTCCCCTCCGTGCCTCGAATTGGATAGTGGAATAGTCACCTATTGTGCCTATTCTTCGTTTCTGAACTATCACGTTTGTCGGTTGCATCCTCTCACGTGGTCGGCTTAAAACTACCGTAGGGACCTTCCCGAGGTTGAGTAGGTACAATAGGCTGAATGGGTGCAATAGATCAGATAGTCAGTATGGCCTGGACAGGTGCAATGGGCTGAGAAGGAATAATAGTTGGAATAGGTAGTTTGGGCCAGCCAGGCTGAATAGTCAGGGTGGGCACCTACGGGGGGTTACCTGAGGTAGCTGGCTCAGGTAGCTTGTCAAAGGAAGGGTGGCCAGGTCACTAAGATGGCTCAGGGTGGGCAGATTAGTAAGGTAACATAGGCACCTTCGCTGCGTATAGTGCTTCAGGAACTGTTGGGACCCCAGGTCGGGTAGTACCCCAACTTGGTGTGTTGCGGTCCGAGGAGGGGAGCTCGGCATCGTTCGAGTCCACGGCCCCGACAGTAATGTGGACGTCACTCGAGTGATGCGGAATCCTGGAAGGGTTGCGTGCGCATCTCGCACAGTGGAACGCACATAGTGGGTGGCGATACAGGTGGTCCCCATTGGTCGCCACGTTCCCCCGGACTTGAAACGACATCTCCCGATATCGTATCGAACGGTAAGTTACAGAGATTCTGGTGAACGTACGTCTACGCCGAAGCAGGCTGAACCATGGGAAAGCGGGCCGTTCGTGATAGCGTCCGAGTGATAGTTGGCCTCGAGACAGCGTTTCGACTCTCCAATGAGCCAGTCTTCGAAGATCAACAACTTCGGACGCCCGGAGATCGCCAGATCGACGCCCGGTCGGTCCCAGCGAAGGAGAGGTAAACGTCGTTGTTCTCGCCAACAGTCTGGTTTCGAATTGCCCGATGACGCTTGCGCTCGAGAACGCTTCGCTCGCACTCCCCCGTGAGCAGACGCAATTCGACTGAGTTAGTATATAAATCACGGCTTGATAAACTACATTGAGCTATACAAATACTCTCTGCTCACTCGACACCGTGTCCCTCTTCGTGAGCAATTTAAGCCGACGAACCGTCAGTGTCCGGTAATGGTCGAAATCGGCATCGTCGGGTTAGATACGAGCCACGCCGAGTCGTACGCGATGGCGATACGAAATCACCCCGAAACCTCGATCGCCGGCGTCTGGGACGGGGGAGCCGTTCGCGATCGAGCGTACGCTCGAGCCTACAGTGAACGAAACGGAGCGACGTTGTACGACGAACCGCTCGAGATGGCCGACGACGTCGACGCGGTCATGATTCTGACCGTGGACTGGACCACGCACCGCGACCTCGCCGTCCCCTTTCTACGGGACGCCGTTCCGACGGCCATCGACAAGCCGATCGCTGGATCGCTCGAGGACGTTCGAGCGATCAAGTCGGCCGCCGACGACACGACTCTGTTCGGCGGCTCCGCGGTACCGTATCACCCTTCCCTTCGCTCGGTTCGGGTTGCCGGCAACGGTCGACTGTTCTACGGCGCTGGATACGGTGATCCGTTCTACTACGGCTGTCACGTCGTCGACGCGATCCGTGTTCTCGTCGGCCATCGGTGGGCAAGTGTCAGCCCTGCTGATAGCCCGGGCCGATCGGTCGACGTCATCTTCGTCGATGGCTCGCACGCGACCGTTCGTCTCGACGGGGCGAGCGACCGTGAAACGTTCACGTTCGTCGGCGTCGGCGACGAGACGGTGGTCCGAGAGGTCGGAACCAGCGACGGCGACCTCGAGGCGATGTATCGGGGCTATCTGAACGCGTTCCTCGAGGCCGTAGCTGGGACGCGTGACGCGACTGACGAACGGATGCTCGACGCTGCGACCCTCTTGCTCGGGGCGAACGCCGCACTCGAAACGGGTCGAACGATCACGCCGACGTCCGACTCGTTAGCGGCCTACGACGTAGACGGGCGGGCGTTCCTCGAGGATTACCAGCCTTACTACTGACGCTACGCGCGAGTCTCGAGATCCGAAGCCGGCACAGACCGTGAGCGCGTCCGTTCTCTCGTCCTCGCTCGGTTCAGCCCGGTCAGCCTGCGGTTGGGCTGGCTTTCTGTGAACAACGCACGGCTCGAAATGGTTCACGAGGCGAACCACCACGCCGAAAGGGAGTAGGAGCATCGGTAGTATTATCGACGTCGAGCGTCACCACCAGATTGAGCGGGACTATGGAAGTAATTCACACGAGCAGCGCTTCAGGAGTGATCGGTTCGATCACCAGGACTGCCGGCAGTAGCCGGCTTTCCGGTGGCAAACGTCGATCGGATGACTCGCTTCGGCCGTCGTTCGAAACGGCCGTTTCGGACGTCGTTCACG
It contains:
- a CDS encoding ParA family protein: MSDAEPTRAVSVVILKGGVGKSTISMNLARQLTERGRVLFADLDPNGHATNGLGFGDAYRDDLTLGDVILDQGDATAGDLIVETPFGFDLLPSSNTLEDVEKDLAGALQGSARVKTKIVDPLLGERYDYIVFDCPAYPGMLNNNALVATQNVIIPLEPGSSSIGGYKRTMDRLIKPAREYIDIEVLALVPNKLRERIDQRTEDRELLENLNTAEATQGKIPNFARITSAEFDAIDDGEMKPPKPGVRYSAALSKSLKAHQPLLDYDPENSQVENFEELASIVANGGVER
- a CDS encoding Gfo/Idh/MocA family protein — its product is MVEIGIVGLDTSHAESYAMAIRNHPETSIAGVWDGGAVRDRAYARAYSERNGATLYDEPLEMADDVDAVMILTVDWTTHRDLAVPFLRDAVPTAIDKPIAGSLEDVRAIKSAADDTTLFGGSAVPYHPSLRSVRVAGNGRLFYGAGYGDPFYYGCHVVDAIRVLVGHRWASVSPADSPGRSVDVIFVDGSHATVRLDGASDRETFTFVGVGDETVVREVGTSDGDLEAMYRGYLNAFLEAVAGTRDATDERMLDAATLLLGANAALETGRTITPTSDSLAAYDVDGRAFLEDYQPYY